The proteins below are encoded in one region of Scyliorhinus torazame isolate Kashiwa2021f chromosome 16, sScyTor2.1, whole genome shotgun sequence:
- the emx2 gene encoding LOW QUALITY PROTEIN: homeobox protein EMX2 (The sequence of the model RefSeq protein was modified relative to this genomic sequence to represent the inferred CDS: inserted 1 base in 1 codon; deleted 3 bases in 2 codons), whose amino-acid sequence MFQPTPKRCFTIESLVAKDSPASRSEEPIRPAALSYANSSSVXSILNGFHTGGRALYSNPDLVFADAVAHQTNTAVPVHTVPPHALAGHPLQSPHSAPPLFTSQQRDASSFYPWLIHRYRYLGHRFQGNETSPESFLLHNALARKPKRIRTAFSPSQLLRLEHAFEKNHYVVGAERKQLAHSLSLTETQVKVWFQNRRTKFKRQKLEEEGTDAQQKKKGTHHVNRWRLATKQASPEEIDVTSDD is encoded by the exons ATGTTCCAGCCAACACCTAAACGGTGTTTCACCATTGAATCTCTGGTCGCTAAGGATAGCCCTGCTTCGAGATCAGAGGAACCTATAAGGCCGGCCGCCCTCAGCTATGCAAACTCTAGCTCGG AATCCATCTTAAACGGCTTCCACACCGGCGGCAGGGCTCTGTACTCCAATCCGGACTTGGTGTTTGCTGACGCGGTCGCACACCAAACTAACACGGCGGTACCGGTTCACACAGTGCCCCCACACGCTCTGGCTGGACACCCTCTACagtctccccattct gcaccaccCTTATTTACATCGCAACAAAGAGACGCTTCGAGTTTCTATCCATGGCTAATACACAGGTACAGATATCTGGGACACAGGTTTCAAG GCAACGAGACGAGTCCGGAGAGCTTTCTACTGCACAACGCACTGGCGCGGAAACCGAAACGGATCCGGACAGCCTTCTCCCCGTCCCAGTTACTGAGACTGGAACACGCCTTCGAGAAAAATCACTACGTG GTGGGAGCCGAACGAAAGCAACTAGCCCACAGCCTCAGCTTAACAGAAACTCAG GTAAAAGTTTGGTTTCAGAACAGAAGGACGAAATTTAAACGGCAGAAGTTGGAAGAGGAGGGGACTGACGCCCAGCAGAAGAAAAAAGGGACCCACCACGTCAATCGATGGAGGCTTGCGACCAAACAGGCGAGTCCTGAGGAGATCGATGTCACCTCGGACGATTAG